A single Altererythrobacter sp. BO-6 DNA region contains:
- the mgtE gene encoding magnesium transporter, producing the protein MADDPRLEDDDILLADAPPEEGARPDDRIDDERHDEENRLKPAYLRAVRDALDQGDKGAVYDLVEPLHPADIADLFELIDREDRGPLAAAITDLMSSDVIAELNDYVREDMMEALPAEAVATIAEQLETDDAVQLIEDLDEEDQQAVLAELDAEDRAAIESALAYPEETAGRLMSRDLVAVPEHMTVGDVIDYLRGRHDLATDFFEIFVVDERHHPVGTCALSWILTTPRNIALSDVMKRDQTLIPVTMDQEELGLMFQKYALVSAAVVDESGRLVGQMTVDDVLHIISEEAGEDVLLLSGAGEGDINEPIREAYGARVRWLIANLGTALVGSAIIAMFGAAIEQLVALAVLMPIVASIGGNAGTQTMAVAVRAIATNQLTRANTWKIVARELRVALLNGVTIAVLIGIGTAAIFTPQLGMVIALAMVINIIVSGMAGVLVPVIFERLNQDPAVASSVFVTMITDSMGFFAFLGLAVATGLAG; encoded by the coding sequence ATGGCCGACGATCCGCGCCTTGAAGACGACGACATCCTGCTGGCGGACGCTCCGCCAGAGGAAGGCGCGCGCCCGGATGACCGCATCGACGACGAGCGCCATGACGAGGAAAACCGGCTGAAGCCCGCCTATTTGCGCGCGGTTCGCGACGCGCTCGACCAGGGTGACAAGGGCGCGGTCTATGATCTGGTCGAGCCGCTCCACCCGGCCGACATTGCCGACCTGTTCGAACTGATCGACCGCGAGGATCGCGGGCCGCTGGCTGCCGCGATCACCGATCTGATGAGCTCCGACGTGATCGCCGAGCTCAACGATTACGTGCGCGAAGACATGATGGAAGCGCTGCCCGCCGAAGCGGTTGCGACCATCGCCGAGCAGCTGGAGACCGATGACGCGGTCCAGCTGATCGAAGACCTTGACGAGGAGGACCAGCAGGCCGTCCTCGCCGAGCTCGACGCGGAAGACCGTGCCGCGATCGAAAGCGCGCTGGCCTATCCCGAAGAGACCGCCGGCCGCCTGATGAGCCGCGACCTCGTCGCCGTGCCCGAACACATGACGGTGGGCGACGTGATCGATTACCTGCGCGGCCGGCACGATCTCGCCACCGATTTTTTCGAGATCTTCGTGGTGGATGAGCGCCACCACCCGGTCGGCACCTGCGCGCTCAGCTGGATCCTCACCACACCGCGCAATATCGCGCTGAGCGACGTGATGAAGCGCGACCAGACGCTGATCCCCGTCACCATGGACCAGGAAGAACTGGGCCTGATGTTCCAGAAATACGCGCTGGTGTCCGCCGCCGTGGTGGACGAAAGCGGGCGGCTGGTCGGCCAGATGACGGTGGACGACGTGCTCCACATCATCTCCGAAGAAGCCGGCGAAGACGTGCTGCTGCTGTCGGGCGCGGGCGAAGGCGACATCAACGAGCCGATCCGCGAAGCCTATGGCGCGCGGGTGCGCTGGCTGATCGCCAATCTCGGCACGGCGCTGGTCGGCAGCGCGATCATCGCCATGTTCGGCGCCGCGATCGAACAGCTGGTGGCGCTGGCGGTGCTGATGCCGATCGTCGCCAGCATCGGCGGCAATGCCGGTACGCAGACCATGGCAGTGGCGGTGCGCGCGATCGCCACAAATCAGCTGACCCGGGCGAACACCTGGAAGATCGTGGCGCGCGAATTGCGCGTGGCGCTGCTCAATGGCGTGACCATCGCGGTGCTGATCGGGATCGGCACTGCGGCGATCTTCACCCCGCAGCTGGGCATGGTGATCGCGCTGGCGATGGTGATCAACATCATCGTTTCGGGCATGGCGGGCGTGCTGGTGCCGGTGATTTTCGAGCGGCTGAACCAGGACCCGGCCGTGGCCTCCAGCGTGTTCGTGACGATGATCACGGATAGCATGGGCTTTTTCGCTTTCCTGGGGCTGGCAGTGGCAACCGGCTTGGCGGGATAG
- a CDS encoding peptidylprolyl isomerase has translation MADTLTFTLDTGDGEHKDVVIKLRPDLAPGHVARITELASEGFYDGVVFHRVIPGFMAQGGDPTGTGMGGSDKPDLKAEFNAEPHVRGTCSMARTAVPDSANSQFFICFDDARFLDKQYTVWGQVESGMEHIDALPKGEPPRSPGKIVKATVG, from the coding sequence ATGGCCGATACGCTCACTTTCACGCTCGACACCGGCGACGGCGAGCACAAGGATGTCGTGATCAAGCTGCGCCCCGACCTTGCACCGGGCCATGTCGCGCGGATCACCGAGCTGGCGAGCGAAGGCTTTTACGACGGCGTGGTATTCCACCGCGTGATCCCCGGCTTCATGGCGCAGGGCGGCGACCCGACCGGCACCGGCATGGGCGGCAGCGACAAGCCCGACCTCAAGGCGGAATTCAACGCCGAGCCGCACGTGCGCGGCACCTGCTCGATGGCGCGCACAGCCGTGCCGGACAGCGCCAACAGCCAATTCTTCATCTGCTTTGACGATGCGCGCTTCCTCGACAAGCAGTACACCGTGTGGGGCCAGGTCGAGAGCGGGATGGAACATATCGACGCGCTGCCCAAGGGCGAGCCGCCGCGCAGCCCCGGCAAGATCGTGAAGGCAACGGTTGGCTGA
- the miaB gene encoding tRNA (N6-isopentenyl adenosine(37)-C2)-methylthiotransferase MiaB, translating into MKPTDTPKTYRVKSFGCQMNVYDGERMAELLAARGITPAPEGEDADLVVLNTCHIREKAAEKVYSDIGRLVKAGEERGRKPLIAVAGCVAQAEGEEIMARAPAVSMVVGPQAYHRLGDMLDKAVAGERATDTDMPAIAKFDSLPQRRKIGPAAFLTVQEGCDKFCTYCVVPYTRGAEISRPYSDLVGEAQKLVEAGAREITLLGQNVNAWSGEDEKGRKQGLAGLIHALARIDGLERIRYTTSHPADMDDELIAAHGEVAKLMPYLHLPVQSGNDRVLKAMNRSHTAESYLRLLERFRAARPDIALSGDFIVGFPGETEAEFEDTLALVDEVKYAQAYSFKYSPRPGTPAATMDGQIAREVMDDRLQRLQAALGRDQFAFNMASVGKTCEVLVERKGKHPGQWLGKSPWLQSVWFEADCAIGDLLTVELAEAGPNSLRGIPQVRALASTG; encoded by the coding sequence ATGAAACCGACTGACACTCCCAAGACCTACAGGGTCAAAAGCTTCGGCTGCCAGATGAACGTCTATGATGGCGAGCGCATGGCCGAGTTGCTGGCTGCGCGCGGCATCACCCCCGCGCCTGAGGGCGAGGATGCGGATCTGGTGGTGCTCAACACCTGCCACATCCGCGAAAAGGCGGCGGAGAAGGTCTATTCGGACATCGGCCGGCTGGTGAAGGCGGGCGAGGAGCGCGGTCGCAAGCCGCTGATCGCGGTTGCGGGCTGCGTGGCGCAGGCCGAGGGCGAGGAGATCATGGCCCGTGCCCCGGCGGTTTCCATGGTGGTCGGCCCGCAGGCCTACCACCGCTTGGGCGACATGCTCGACAAGGCAGTGGCGGGCGAACGCGCGACCGATACCGACATGCCCGCGATCGCCAAGTTCGATTCGCTCCCGCAACGCAGGAAGATCGGCCCGGCGGCGTTCCTGACGGTGCAGGAAGGCTGCGACAAGTTCTGCACCTATTGCGTGGTGCCCTATACGCGCGGGGCGGAAATCTCACGCCCTTACAGCGATCTGGTGGGTGAAGCGCAGAAACTGGTCGAAGCCGGCGCGCGCGAGATCACCCTGCTGGGCCAGAACGTCAACGCCTGGTCGGGCGAGGATGAGAAGGGCCGCAAGCAGGGCCTTGCGGGCCTGATCCATGCGCTCGCCCGGATCGATGGGCTGGAGCGGATCCGCTATACGACCTCGCATCCCGCGGACATGGATGACGAACTGATCGCCGCGCATGGCGAAGTCGCCAAGTTGATGCCCTATCTCCACTTGCCGGTGCAAAGCGGCAATGACCGGGTGCTCAAGGCAATGAACCGCAGCCACACGGCGGAAAGCTATTTGCGGCTGCTAGAGCGGTTCAGGGCGGCGCGGCCCGATATTGCGCTGAGCGGCGATTTCATCGTCGGTTTCCCGGGCGAGACCGAGGCCGAATTCGAAGACACGCTCGCGCTGGTGGACGAGGTTAAATACGCGCAGGCCTACAGCTTCAAATACAGCCCGCGCCCCGGCACCCCCGCCGCCACGATGGACGGCCAGATCGCGCGCGAAGTGATGGACGATCGCCTGCAGCGCCTGCAAGCCGCGCTGGGCCGCGACCAGTTCGCCTTCAACATGGCGAGCGTGGGCAAGACGTGCGAAGTCCTCGTCGAACGCAAGGGCAAACATCCGGGGCAATGGCTCGGCAAGTCCCCATGGCTGCAAAGCGTCTGGTTCGAAGCCGATTGCGCCATCGGCGACCTGCTGACGGTGGAACTCGCCGAAGCCGG